The DNA segment ctatttccatattgTTATCCAAGCACAATGTAGAAAAATatttggagtgaggaccaatgcgctcatacacatgaacttcaggactttcagcatcctcaacatcaatgatactagagtcaacaaaatttgtatcctcaatgtCTTTGGCTGACTCTAGTCTCACTTCTTCAACATTGACATCCTCAAATTTTAGTTGGATAggttgttgatgttctactctgacctccccaattaacacctcaaattcatgctcttcttggctactatcctcaatattggcttgttgagcattaaaagctCCAACCACTTGACTTAATTGAGCCTCCAACTTGCGAATAATTGTCTTTTGCCTTTCTATCTCCAAAAGTAATAcagttaaaaataaataaataaataaaagaaagcaataaagttgggttgcctcccaataagcgcttgatttaacgtcgcggcacgacgcgaattactttttgcctccacctcgagcttatgaattgaacccccaATTTGGCATCAAGTTTTCGGCTATGCTCCGGGGGTGGAGGAACAAATCTAATTGGCCCAAGCAATCATTGTACTACACTTTTTGGCTTTTAGATGAGGTATGTAGTCCTGTCTTTCTGGCAAGAAAAATTCTAGAATGTAGGctccttgttcctcattccttgacttctcaatcggctcggatgactctatttccatattgTCATCCAAGCACAATGTAAAAAAATatttggagtgaggaccaatgcgctcacacacatgaacttcaggactttcagcatcctcaacatcaatgatactagagtcaacaaaatttgtatcctcaatgtCTTTGGCTGACTCTAGTCTCACTTCTTCAACATTGACATCCTCAAATTTTAGTTGGATAggttgttgatgttctactctgacctccccagttaacacctcaaattcatgctcttcttggctactatcctcaatattggcttgttgagcattaaaagctccaaccacttgactcaattgagcctcCAACTTGCGAATAGTTGTCTTTTGCCTTTCTATTTCCAAAAGTAATAcagttaaaaataaataaataaataaaagaaagcaataaagttgggttgcctcccaataagcgcttgatttaacgtcgcggcacgacgcgaattactttttgcctccacctcgagcttatgaattgaacccccaATTTGGCATCAAGTTTTCGGCTATGCTCCGGGGGTGGTGGAACAAATCTAATTGGCCCAAGGAATCATTGTACTACACTTTTTGGCTTTTAGATGAGGTATGTAGTCCTGTCTTTCTGGCAAGAAAAATTCTAGAATGTAGGctccttgttcctcattccttgacttctcaatcggctcggatgactctatttccatattgTCATCCAAGCACAATGTAGAAAAATatttggagtgaggaccaatgcgctcacacacatgaacttcaggactttcagcatcctcaacatcaatgatactagagtcaacaaaatttgtatcctcaatgtCTTTGGCTGACTCTAGTCTCACTTCTTCAACATTGACATCCTCAAATTTTAGTTGGATAggttgttgatgttctactctgacctccccaattaacacctcaaattcatgctcttcttggctactatcctcaatattggcttgttgagcattaaaagctccaaccacttgactcaattgagcctcCAACTTGCGAATAGTTATCTTTTGCCTTTCTATCTCCAAAAGTAATAcagttaaaaataaataaataaataaaagaaagcaataaagttgggttgcctcccaataagcgcttgatttaacgtcgcggcacgacgcgaattactttttgcctccacctcgagcttatgaattgaacccccaATTTGGCATCAAGTTTTCGGCTATGCTCCGGGGGTGGAGGAACAAATCTAATTGGCCCAAGCAATCATTGTACTACACTTTTTGGCTTTTAGATGAGGTATGTAGTCCTGTCTTTCTGGCAAGAAAAATTCTAGAATGTAGGctccttgttcctcattccttgacttctcaatcggctcggatgactctatttccatattgTCATCCAAGCACAATGTAGAAAAATatttggagtgaggaccaatgcgctcacacacatgaacttcaggactttcagcatcctcaacatcaatgatactagagtcaacaaaatttgtatcctcaatgtCTTTGGCTGACTCTAGTCTCACTTCTTCAACATTGACATCCTCAAATTTTAGTTGGATAggttgttgatgttctactctgacctccccagttaacacctcaaattcatgctcttcttggctactatcctcaatattggcttgttgagcattaaaagctccaatcacttgactcaattgagcctcCAACTTGCGAATAGTTGTCTTTTGCCTTTCTATCTCCAATtgtttttcattattttgtttcAGAAGGTACTTTAACATATCATTGATCTCCTTTAGGTCTACATCCCCAAGTTATTTATTcttattaacttcacaagaaatgGTAGAACTATCATAGTAAGGgattgggggaagataagaaatataagcgcAACAATAAAAATGGCCATTTTTACCACCACACACATCACACACATTTCATAAATAAGATTGAGTTGgcgcacataactcgctctcaggaacgttttgaaaatttttccacgggtggtttccttcacaatatgtatggagatcaatagtagaattatctacacctaaattcccataattccaagatgtcttgtttctcaaatcaacagttataagaaaaataaaaaagaaaaagaaaaaacaaaataaaagttcaaacttgaaccctagcaatatatacaactacaactagactgttagttccccggcaacggcaccaaaatttgatcacgtccaactatgccttataaaaaggaccaagtgatcgttgcaaatataatccagttTACAAGTCtgaagtcgaatcccacagaaaaCTAAGGCCtagctacagctgttcactatcaccaagaagacaagcttgaacagttcctaacttatagatattaagattcttgtgtttaactaattaactaacaaattaaaatagtaaattaacaactacagatactaagggttagagacaagattaaggaggtctagagttatgatttcctcaATTGTCGGAATTCTTCCctctatgtcttctataatttcaccCAAGTATTCTCCGCCGATCATGAGCGCTTTGCGtattgtaattctctcccgagtaattacgacaattaactagacatactctcccgagttgCGCTAGCTGGCTATAATTACAGCTTACTTAGATCGCACCCagggtttcgttatccctaatcctacCTTTAAActcttggttattgattcctcacatacgtcgggagtgatgttgttcaacaactacctaaatatgcactctctcccgagtaatacatactaaataggcacagctaattgaggatccttcaatcaaccacaagaataatatagttgaacaactagagaaaatactacggctcaattatataaaaacataacaagaatttattctacaaaaggttccatcaaaaccctagataacaaattagctattcataataatatgtaaaactacaatactaaaagtcataaccaacaatgaaaaataggaagaggaaggaaaaactcgtagaaaaattccccgccttgctcctattgtgtctctgcctccttaggtcaaatctgTGTCTCAAATCTGTCCAACCTCAGCCTCcctaggtctaaattatgtccaACCCCTTAAAAATaacgtttttccatgtatatataccaagtagggccGGACCCAAACAATTATATCTTCTCATACGCGAAAAAGGACAATTTTTTCAGGTCTGGATGCCGCGGCCGTGGTCCGACTGCGGTACGAATGCGGTATATGGCAGGTATACTGCCTCTACCCGCCTCAGGTCAGCGGTCGCGATTGCGATCGCATTCTTCACCATGTTacttttggaatttggaaaaatgtaAAACATGAATGTTGTAGCCCTTTGAATTATCTTTCCAACCCTATATTGTGTAGCccaaatggaattctgagaaaaatgttatgtgcattttattagacagtgcgcaatatgcctactcgattcttcgttttgttgctctatcatccaTTGATCTccgaatacgatcccggcttaattacttgggcttttactcagactttaaAGCTCTAAATCATTTGAATTTATTCCATAATATCTATATAGCTCGAAATCActtctacaaggcataaaacacacaattagtgcaagacactagcgattaaagctcaaactcaattaaagtgcagtaaatttgagtgtaataagagactaaaatacgtaattatagcctatcatcattaCCCTTGGTTTAAGTTTTATGGTTGGCTGTCAATGCTCCTTCAACCATGCCATCTTGCATTATAAGCCTCCTTATCTCTTGTGCATGCAATGTATTTAACAATCTTGCCAAGGTAATCTTGAATAGATCCTTTGTGTTTTCTAAGGTAGTTATGGTTACTTCATATTTTTCAGTCACCGTAATAAGAATTTTTCAACAATTCTTGAATCTTTAAATTTAGTACCAAGCAATCTTATCTTTGTAACAATGCCAAACAACCGATCTGAGTATTCTTTGACAGTCTCAGATTCCTTCATTTTTTGCAACTCGAATTCTCTTATTAAATTCAACACCTTCATGCTTCGAATTCTTTCATCTCTTGTATATTCTCCCTTCAGATAATCCCAGATTTCTTTTGCTGATTTGAGAGCCATAACTCTCGTGAAAATTGTTGCAGACACACCAGCAAACAAAGTTGCCTTCGCCTTTGATTTCTTGGTTTTTCTTGGTTTTCTTTTCCTTGTGACTCTCTGGGCCATTGTGGGATTGCTAGGCAGCGGAAGAACATCATAATCCTCTTCGACGACCTCCCTAAGATGTAAAGCCTCCAAGTAAGTCTTCATTCTCATTGCCCAAAGTTGGTAATTTTCACCATCAAAGATTGGAGGAGTCAATTGAGAAAACTCGTTTCAGTCTCCATCTCACTCAAGAATTTTTTTTACTCAGGTCCCTTAAGAAGATGTCTCTTGATACCAATTGTTGGTTCTTGATAAAAGAAACTAAGAGAAATAACAGGGAAGATGtcatgaaaataaaaagagtatACTGGAATAGATGTAAAAGGAACTAAAGCTTAAAATTTTATATTATTTCGCGCATCTGGATTATAATTTATAAGATAGATGCTAACATAAAAGACCTAAAATTCAGCGCAAAATTTGCTAAAAATAACAAATTCCTAAGACTAgttcaaaattatttcaaattcaaaataaattaatGTAGTAAATAACTCTTAAGCTGAAACAGTAAAATAATTTTACTATTTTCAGCTTCATTTTTAACAGTTCTCTATTATCTATTAGTTGCTATTTTTTAGGCTTAGTAATTAAATTGTAAGCCTATAAAAGACAGCAGGTGTTCTTATATTTTAAGGAAGTGAATTTGAACAATAAAAAAAGCTATTTCGTATATTtcttttatagattctacctttTGCAGAGCTATTAGAAAAAGAAGTGGGTTACTACATAAatcttcttcttttctattttcagATTTCATTCTCCCGTGCACCAAATAGCTAAGTTAGAGAGAAAGTTACTAAACACAAACCAGAGATAAAAATGGCAGCAAATTCCAACTCTCACAGTAACTCCCAATATCTTCCAATTTTCAAAGGGGTGAATTATCACTTTTTGGAGTGTTAAGATGAAGATTCTCTTCAAGTCTCCGGAATTATAGGACTTGGTGGAGAATGGATTCCAGACACGGATGAAGGCCATGCACAACGGCTACGGGAAAATTGCAAGAAGGATTCGAAGGCATTATTTCTGATTCAACAAGCCCTTAATGATGATATCTTCTCCCGAATTTCAGCAGCAGAGACTTCCCATGAAGCTTGGGAAATTTTACAGTAGGAGTATATGGGAGATAAGAAGGTAATTGAAGTAAAATTGCAAACTTTGCGTCGTGATTTTGAAACTTTGAGCATGAAAAATAATGAATCGGTGCAAGATTATATGTCTAGAGTCTCTTCCATTGTTAATCTCATGAAATCTTATGGGGAGATTGTTAGTGATAAAATTATTGTAGCAAAGGCGTTGAAGTCTTTAACCAATAAATCTGAGCATGTGGTTGCTGCAATTGAAGAATCCAAGGATTTATCTAATTATTCATTTGATGAATTAATGAGTTTTTTGTTAGCACATGAAGATAGGTCAAACAGGTCTCATGAGAAAATTGAATAAAAAGCATTCCAGGTGAAATAAGAGTCATCTTTCTCCAGAAAAAAAATTGCAAATTTTTCTAGCTGAGGTAGAGGAAGAGGTGGATATCATGGTCGAGGTTGAGGCCGCGGCAGAGGCAAAGGTCAATTTAATGAGACAGGTTAGCAAAAGAGTGACATGCAATGCTGATATTGCAAGAAGTACAGTCATACTGAAGCTTATTGCTGGACTAAGCAAAAAAAATGAGCAGAAGCATGCCAATTTCTCAGAGAAAGTAGAGGAAGAAAGTAAGTTGTTCATGGCTCATTCTCCAATTACTAACTCTTCTGATGGTGTTTGGTTCATTGATAGTGGATGCTCGAACCATATGTCTGGCACAAGGTCTTTGCTTAGAGACCTCGATGTGTCACAGAAGAGTGAAGTTCGACTTGGTGAGGGCAAGTAAGTTCGAGCTGAAGGCAAAGGTACCATAGCAATAAAGACAATACATGGTAATGTAAAACTTCTCTGTAATGTGCAATTTGTTCCTAATTTGGCTCATAATTTACCGAGTGTTGGACAATTGATGGCTAGTAGTTACTCTATTCTGTTTGATAATGGAGAATGTATTGTTCGTGCTAAAAAAATTTGGTCAGACTATTGCAGTTGTTCATGTGACACAGAACATGTTTCCCCTTAATGTTTCAAATGTTGTGAAAAATGCTTTAGTTGCTAAAGGTGTTAATGAAACTCAGCTTTGGCATCTTCGCTATGGTCATTCAAATATTAATGGGTTAAAATTGTTGACTAAGAAGAATATGGTTGCTGGGTTATCAGAAATTGGTGAGCTTGACTTGTGTGAAGGTTGCATATTTGGGAAATAAAGTAGAAAATCCTTTCCTGTAGGACAATCATGGAGGGCTACATGCTATCTTGAGCTTGTACATGCTGACTTGTGTGGACCAATAAAGACTGAGTCGCTTGGTGGGAGTCAGTATTTTCTGCTATTTACGATGATTATAGCCATATGAGTTGGGTTTACCTTTTGAAATTTAAATCAGAAGCTTTTGAGAATTTCAGAAATTTCAAGGCACTCGTGGAGAAGCAATCAGGCTGCAACATAAAGATTCTTCGCACAAATTGTGGTGGTGAATTTTTATCTAATGATTTTAATTTATTTTGTGAATAGAATGGAATTCGTAGGGAGCTTACAGCACCGTACACACCACAATAAAATGGAGTCGTCGAGCGAAAAAATCGTACGGTGGTTGAGATGGCCAGAAGCTTACTTAATGCAAGAGGACTTCCTGTTAAATTTTGGGGAGAGGCAGTGACAGCAGTTGTGTACCTCTTGAACATCTCTCCAACAAAAGCAGTTTTGGATCAGACTCCATATGAAACATGGACGGGACAAAAACCACGAGTAAGCCACTTAAAAGTCTTTGGTTGTATAGCTTATGCTTTGATTAATTTACTCTCTAAACTTgatgaaaaatcagaaaaatgcaTTTTCATTGGTTATATTCCTCAATCCAAAGCATATAGACGATACAATCCTACTAATGGCAAAGTGATTATCAACAAGAGTGTGGTGTTTAATGAAGAAGCAACTTGGGAGTTGAATGACAAAAAGGAAGATTCATCAGTCGATATTCCATTTCACACAGATGTGGAGCATATGGAGATAGTTGAATCAGGAAGTTTGGACCCTTCCTCTCCTGGTAGCAGCAATACTGATTTCTCTTCTCATGGAAGTACCAAAAATTCTACTCCAGCAAGCTCTCATTCTCCAACTTCAGCATCATCCAGCGAAACGCCAGCAAAGTTCAGATCGCTGAAAGATGTTTATTCAGCTTGTAGTTTTGCCTTGTCAGAGCTGCTGATCCAATGTGTTATGAAGAAGCTGCAGAGCAACCAGAGTGGCAGAATGCAATGATTGAAAAGATTCAGTCCATTGAGAAAAATCAGACCAAGGAGCTAGTTGATTTACCAGAAGGGAAGAATGTTATCGGGCTAAAATggattttcaaaacaaaatgcaATGCTGATGGATGCGTCAAAAGGCATAAGCTCGACTTGTTGCAAAATCCAACAACAAGGCATCGACTTTAAAGAGACGTTCTCACCAGCAACTCGCTTTGAAACGGTTAGAACTATTCTAGCTTTGGCTGCTCAACTTGGTTGGCCTGTGTACCAATTTGATATTAAGTCTTCCTTCCTAAATGACGACTTACAAGAAGAAGTATATGTTTCCCAACCTGAAGGCTTCATTTCTAGTGAAGGCAAGAACAAAGTATATATATTGGAAAAGGCATTGTATGGTCTGAAGCAAGCTCCTCGGGCATGGTATAGAAAATTTGACTCATTTTTTCAAGAGAACCAGTTCAAAAAAAGTGAGAATGAACATACACTCTATGTGAAGAAGCGAGGTAGCTTGGATGATCGCAAGAGCGCATCTGGGAATGTTTTTAGTCTTGTTCTGGAGCAATCTCATGgagttcaaagaaaaaaaaatacagtGGCTTTGTCATCTTCGGAAGCAGAATACTTGGCTGCAACTACGGCAAGTTGTCAAGCTATCTGGTTAAGAAAATTGTTAAAGGATCTTCAACAGGAGCATATTAGTCGAACTGAAATATCGTGTGCCAACAAGGCAACAATTGTTATGGCAAAGAATCCTGCTTTTCACAGTAGAACGAAGCACATCGACACTCGCTATCACTTCATTCGCAATCTAGTCATTGGTGGAGTAATCTCACTGGAATTTTGTGGCACAAATGATCAAATTGCTAATGTTCTTATGAAATCGTTGCCTCGCAACAAGCATGACTTTTTCAGACTACAAATGAGCGTATGTGATTTTGAAGAAAGGGGGAGTGTTGACTAATTCTTCAAAACAGTTCAGTTGCACATGATTTGGTCATGACTCTCTTTTCTAGCCGTAGTGAACTTGTGTTTTTACTTGGTCTTTCTTGTTAGTTTTACAGTATTATCACTTAGTAGTGGACCATGTTTTTCACTTTTCCTCATGTTCTCCATTATCTGTTAGTTGCTATTTTTTAGGCTTAGTAGTTAATTTGTAAGCCTATAAAAGGCAGTAGATGTTCTTGTTTTTAAGGAAGTGAATTGAGCAGTAAAAAAAGCTTTATTTCGTATCTCTTTTATAGAGTCTGCCTTTTGTTTCCAACACGCGGAGCCCCACTTGTATGTGTTTGATGGTACGCGACTCTTGCACCCCCTTGTGTTTTTCTTTGTCATTTTGTTCGGCAGGGATTACAATGGATTTGCTCTTGGGGGTTATGTCGTTGGGTGTCCATCACGTTACGACTGTTTTTATGTTTTTCCCTCAATAACGATGCTTTCGATTGCACAACTCTCTCATGTTTAATAGCATGCATAACATAGAGTCTATTCCCAAAAAGAGTTCATACCTAAAACTTGAAAATTTTGATACAGTAATGTGCCAATGAACGTCAAatcgaacccccccccccccctcaatcGATCAGAGCTCTTCTTGAGTAACTGAAACTGgtagaaacttaataaagtatcAATTTGTTACAAATATATTGGAAGAATAGGTACTCGAGAGAATAATTTTTCGTATTATACTAACAAACATCCAAGTTTTCTGTGCTAACTTCTGCGCCGGCCCTTTTACGAATAACATGACAAGCATACTATTATTGTACGTCTAAAATACTTTTATTTTTTCATTAAATATGTGACAGAACAAGCAAAATAAACACTTTAGAAACTTCAAAATACAAGTATACATGGAGAGTAAACAAACTAATCCATGCCAaatattttccttaaatttttaaTATTCCTTTGTCTCCACCTGCCATATCTTTTGGTGATTGTCTGTAGCGACTACAAAAGTGGCTTCCATATGTGAGGCCCTATATAGTTCTGAAAAGAGGATGATGTATGGGTGGGAAAAAGACATGACACGTGGACTACCATCAAGGTGACAGGTGACACATCCAATTAAACAAATTAAAGAATTCAAGAAGGCACAGGAGAAACACCCACGGAGTTTCTCTAGGAAAAGAACCGACCCTAACAactaaaaaagaagaaataagatcGGAATGGATAAAGACCATAAGGATGGAAGATGCACGAATCTGGTATAAATAAGGGAGGGAAATCGACATCAATCGTGATTACGGGAAAACTTCAG comes from the Nicotiana sylvestris chromosome 4, ASM39365v2, whole genome shotgun sequence genome and includes:
- the LOC138889861 gene encoding uncharacterized protein, giving the protein MKTYLEALHLREVVEEDYDVLPLPSNPTMAQRVTRKRKPRKTKKSKAKATLFAGVSATIFTRVMALKSAKEIWDYLKGEYTRDERIRSMKVLNLIREFELQKMKESETVKEYSDRLFGIVTKIRLLDLKEINDMLKYLLKQNNEKQLEIERQKTTIRKLEAQLSQVIGAFNAQQANIEDSSQEEHEFEVLTGEVRVEHQQPIQLKFEDVNVEEVRLESAKDIEDTNFVDSSIIDVEDAESPEVHVCERIGPHSKYFSTLCLDDNMEIESSEPIEKSRNEEQGAYILEFFLPERQDYIPHLKAKKCKRQKITIRKLEAQLSQVVGAFNAQQANIEDSSQEEHEFEVLIGEVRVEHQQPIQLKFEDVNVEEVRLESAKDIEDTNFVDSSIIDVEDAESPEVHVCERIGPHSKYFSTLCLDDNMEIESSEPIEKSRNEEQGAYILEFFLPERQDYIPHLKAKKCKRQKTTIRKLEAQLSQVVGAFNAQQANIEDSSQEEHEFEVLTGEVRVEHQQPIQLKFEDVNVEEVRLESAKDIEDTNFVDSSIIDVEDAESPEVHVCERIGPHSKYFFTLCLDDNMEIESSEPIEKSRNEEQGAYILEFFLPERQDYIPHLKAKKCKRQKTIIRKLEAQLSQVVGAFNAQQANIEDSSQEEHEFEVLIGEVRVEHQQPIQLKFEDVNVEEVRLESAKDIEDTNFVDSSIIDVEDAESPEVHVYERIGPHSKYFSTLCLDNNMEIESSEPIEKSRNEEQGAYILEFFLPERQDYIPHLKAKKCSTMIAWAN
- the LOC104236632 gene encoding uncharacterized protein encodes the protein MGDKKVIEVKLQTLRRDFETLSMKNNESVQDYMSRVSSIVNLMKSYGEIVSDKIIVAKALKSLTNKSEHVVAAIEESKDLSNYSFDELMTEVEEEVDIMVEVEAAAEAKVNLMRQVSKRVTCNADIARSTVILKLIAGLSKKNEQKHANFSEKVEEESKLFMAHSPITNSSDGVWFIDSGCSNHMSGTRSLLRDLDVSQKSEVRLGEGK